GCTGACGTGTACGTCGGACACGTCGGCCTGGCGCTCGCGTTAGGCGCCCACCGTCGGGCGCCGCCGCTCTGGCTCCTGGTGTTCGCGGCGCAGGGGTGCGACTGGGGCGACGTGGTGCGCGGCGTCCTGCGTGTCGGATATGGCGACGGCGGGCTGAGCCCGCACTCGCTGCCGCTCGTGGCCGCGGGCGCCGCGGTCGCCGCACTGCTCGCGACGATGATCACGCGCCGACGCGGCGCCGGCGCCCCGGCGCTGCTCGCCGCCGTGGCCTACGCGTCGCACTGGCCGGCCGACTATCTCACGGGGATCAAGCCGACGTGGCCGGGCGGTCCGTGGGTGGGCGAGATGTGGTACGCGTTCCCCGGGCGCGACCTCGTGCTCGAGGCGGCGGTCGTGACGTATGGTTGGTGGCTGTGGCGCCGCTCGCTCCGCGATCCGCGCGGCCCGGTCCCGTGGGCGCTGCTCGCGGCGCTGCTCGCGCTGCAGCTCGTGGCGGACCTCCTGATGGGGCGGGGAACGCTGTTACTCTGAAGGCCTCGCGACGCCTCCGTACGCCCGACGACACCCCCCGATGACCGCTTCCCTTCCCACTGCCCTCGTGACCGGCGCGAGCCGCGGCATCGGCCGCGCGATCGCGCTGCGCCTCGCGAACAGTCACGAGATCCTCGCCGTCGCGCGCTCGACGACGGAGCTGGACACGCTCGCGTCGGAGATCGATGCGCGCGGCGGACGCTGTCGGCCGATCGCGCTCGACGTCACCGACGGCGACGCGGTGGCGCGGACGCTCGGCGGCCAGGCGGTCGACGTGCTGGTGAACAACGCCGGCGTCGGGGCGCTGAAGCCGTTCCTCGAGCTCGCGCCCGAGGAATGGCGCAGGATGGTCGACGTGAACCTCAACGCGCTGTACCACGTCACGCGCGCCGTGCTCCCGGGCATGGTGGAGCGCGGGCGCGGGGACGTCGTCAACATCGGATCGATCGCGGGGCGCTCCGCGTTCGTGGGTGGGAGCTGCTACGCGGCGACGAAGTGGGCGGTGATGGCGTTCACCGAATCGCTCATGCTCGAGGTGCGCGACGCCGGCGTGCGCGTGTCGGTGGTGATGCCGGGCTCCGTGGCGACGCACTTCGGCTCGGGCCAGGCGAAGGACTGGAACCTCCTGCCGGAGGACGTGGCCGAGTCGGTGGCGCACATCGTGGCGGCCCCGCCGGAGGTGCTGATCCACCGGCTGGAGGTGCGCGCGCTCTCGCCGAAGCGGCCCCGGCGCCGCTAGGGCGGCCCGGGACGATCCGGGAGGCTCATCTGTCGTAATCGCCGGCAGCCGCCGAGATTACAGCGTGTGACGTCTCCCATCCCCCCCGTCGCCTCGTCGCCCATCGGGCACGTGCTGCGCGAGCTCGGCGTCGTTCGCGAGATCGCGCGCGCGCTCCACGCGGCCGACCGCCCGGAGGAGCTGTACCGCTTCGCGCTCGCCCGCGTGTGCCCGCTGCTCGGCGCCGCGTTCGCGTCGGTCTATGTCGTGGAGCCGGGCTCGGAGCTCATGCGGCTCGCGGCGGCGCACGACTGGCCGGAGCGATTCGTGCGCTGGCTGGGCGACGCGCGCGTGCGGCTCGGCGCGGGCCCGAGCGGCGAGGCGGCGGCCGAGCGGCGCGTGATCGAGGTGCCCGACGTGTTCGCGGAGGACGCGGACGCGGACTGGCAGGAGGTATCGCGCGAGCTCGGGATCCGGTCGATGGTCGCGCTGCCGCTCGTGCCCGGCGGCGCGGTGCCCGGTGCGCGGCCGGTGCTCGGCGCGGTGACGTTCTACTTCGCGGATCCGAGCCAGCTCACCGACGCGCAGCGCAACCTGCTGCGCGTGGTGGCCGACCAGCTCGCGGACGCGGCGGAGAAGGCGGCGCTGATCGACGAGCTGCGGCGCGCGAACGCGGCGCTCGTGGAGAGCAACGCGGAGCTGGAGCGGCAGTACGTCGCGGTGCTCGAGGCGCGCCGGGTGAAGGACGAGTTCCTGGCGAACGTGAGCCACGAGCTGCGCACGCCGCTGTCGGCGGTGATGGGCTACGTCAGCCTACTGCTCGACGATCTCTCCGGTCCGCTCACGACGGCGCAGCGACGCGATCTCACGCACGTGCAGGTGGCGAGCGAGAGACTGCTCGAGCTGATCGACAACCTGCTGGAGCTGACGACGCTGAAGCGCGGGGGGCTCGACGTGCAGGCGGAGGAGTTCGATCCGCGCGCGCCGCTGCACGAGGCGCTGTCGCGCGTCACGAACCGGCCGCCGGCGGTGGCGCTGCGCGTGGACGAGCCGACGACGGTGCTGCGTGCCGCGCGGACCGACCGCAAGAAAATGGTGAAGGTCCTCGTTAGCTTACTGACGAACGCGTTCAAGTTCACCGCGTCGGGCGAGGTGCGCGTGTCGGTGGAGGTGAACGACGGTCGCGTGACGTACCGCGTGCAGGATACGGGCATCGGCATCCCGCCGGACGCGCAGCAGATGGTGTTCGACGAGTTTCGCCAGGTCGACGGCTCGGCGGCACGCCGCTACGGCGGCTCCGGACTCGGCCTGGCCCTCGCGCGGCGCCTCGCGCGGCTGCTCGGCGGCGACATCGAGCTGCAATCGGAGGTGGGGGTGGGCTCGACGTTCACGGTGGAGGTGCCGCTCGAGTACGTCGCGCCGGCCGACCCGCGGCTCGCGATGCCGACGCCGGCGCACGGCGTGCCGGCGTTCCGCCTAACGAGGGCCGCCGGCGCCCGCTGACCGCGCTCGTCATCGCACGTTCACCGTCCGTCCCGCAGGCATGTCGAACCAACAGCGCCGCACGCTGCAGCACACGCGCACCACGCTCGCGCCGGCGGAGGTGCTCGCCGCCGCGAAGCATTTCTTCGCGCGTCGCAACACGATCTACGCCGCCTTCCCGGAGAAGGAGGGACCGACGTTCGTGAGTCTCCGCGGTCAGGGCGGCGAGGAGATCCTCATCGGCGTCGCGACGGACGCGGAGGGGACGCAGGTCACCGGCTCCACGTACCTGTTCGACCAGCAGCTCGCGCGCTTCTTCGCGACGCTGCCGCCGTTCCCGACGGAGGACGCGACGAGCGGTCCGGACGACGAGGGCGGCGAGTGGGACGACGACGCGGGCCCGGCGCCGGAGAAGAAGGCGCCGCCGTCGACGGGGGCGACCAAGTGAGCGCGGAACGTGCGCCGTTCACCGCGCAGCTCCGCGCGCAGCCGGGCGTCATCGAGGTCGGCGCGGCCGACGCGCCGGAGCGATGGACGGTGCGCGTGCAGCTGTCGGACGCATGGGACACGGTGCGCATGACCGCGCCGCCGACCGAGCCGGTGCTCACGCTGAAGCTGCGCGCGCTCGAGGTGCTGTGGTCCGACGCGCCGTACCACGACGACTTCGTGGTGAAGCTGCACGGTGCGGTGGTCGACGAGCACGCGTCGCTGGCCGACGTCGGAGCGACCGACGGGTCGATCCTCCTCCTCATGCTCCGGCGCCGGCGGCCGGTCCGCTGAGCGCCGTGTGGGGGCACCCGTGAGCGAGGGAGGGGCGAAGCGCGCCCCGCTGGCCTTCGTGTCGCACGCCGACTGCGGGCGACACGACACGGGGTGGGATCATCCCGAGCACGTGGGGCGCCTGCGCGGCGTGACGCGCGCGCTGGCGACGGCGCCCGACCTGTTCCAGCGCGTGCTGCACGTCGAGGGGCGGCACGCGACGGAGGACGATCTCGCGCTCGCGCACGACGCCGGCTACGCGCGCGGCGTGCGCGCGCTCGCCGCGCACGGTGGCGGCCGGCTCGACGCGGACACCGTCGTGAGCGAGGGCTCGTGGGACGCGGCGACGGCGGGCGCCGGCTCGGTGCTCGACGCGGTGGACCTCGTGTTAGGCGGCCGGGCGCGCCGCGCGTTCGCCGCGGTGCGGCCGCCGGGACACCACGCGCTGCGCGCGTCGGGCATGGGCTTCTGCCTGTTCGGCAACGTGGCGATCGCGGCCCACCACGCGCGCGCGCGCCGCGGGCTCGATCGGGTGCTGATCCTCGACTGGGACGTGCACCACGGCAACGGTACGCAGGCGCTCGTGGAGCAGGAGCCGGCGATCCGGTTCGTGTCGATGCACCAGTGGCCGTGGTATCCCGGCACCGGCGCGGCGGAGGACCGCGGGCCGCACGGCACCGTGTGGAACGTGCCGATGCCGGCGGGGCTTCCCGCGGCGCGCTACGTCGACGCGTTCGAGCGCGCGGTCGACGCGGCGACGGCGGGGTGGGAGCCGGAGCTCGTGCTCGTGTCGGCGGGGTTCGACTCGCTGGCCGGCGATCCGTTAGGCGGCTTCACGCTGGAGATGGAGCACGTCGACACGCTCACACGCTCGGTGGTGGCGCGCGCGGAGGCATGGTGCGGCGGGCGCGTGGCGAGCGCGCTCGAGGGCGGCTACGCGCCGCCGCGGCTCGGCGAGGCATGCGTGACGCACATGCGGGCGTTGGCCGATGGCACCGGTGCCTAACAC
This DNA window, taken from Gemmatirosa kalamazoonensis, encodes the following:
- a CDS encoding SDR family oxidoreductase, whose translation is MTASLPTALVTGASRGIGRAIALRLANSHEILAVARSTTELDTLASEIDARGGRCRPIALDVTDGDAVARTLGGQAVDVLVNNAGVGALKPFLELAPEEWRRMVDVNLNALYHVTRAVLPGMVERGRGDVVNIGSIAGRSAFVGGSCYAATKWAVMAFTESLMLEVRDAGVRVSVVMPGSVATHFGSGQAKDWNLLPEDVAESVAHIVAAPPEVLIHRLEVRALSPKRPRRR
- a CDS encoding GAF domain-containing sensor histidine kinase, translating into MTSPIPPVASSPIGHVLRELGVVREIARALHAADRPEELYRFALARVCPLLGAAFASVYVVEPGSELMRLAAAHDWPERFVRWLGDARVRLGAGPSGEAAAERRVIEVPDVFAEDADADWQEVSRELGIRSMVALPLVPGGAVPGARPVLGAVTFYFADPSQLTDAQRNLLRVVADQLADAAEKAALIDELRRANAALVESNAELERQYVAVLEARRVKDEFLANVSHELRTPLSAVMGYVSLLLDDLSGPLTTAQRRDLTHVQVASERLLELIDNLLELTTLKRGGLDVQAEEFDPRAPLHEALSRVTNRPPAVALRVDEPTTVLRAARTDRKKMVKVLVSLLTNAFKFTASGEVRVSVEVNDGRVTYRVQDTGIGIPPDAQQMVFDEFRQVDGSAARRYGGSGLGLALARRLARLLGGDIELQSEVGVGSTFTVEVPLEYVAPADPRLAMPTPAHGVPAFRLTRAAGAR
- a CDS encoding histone deacetylase family protein, yielding MSHADCGRHDTGWDHPEHVGRLRGVTRALATAPDLFQRVLHVEGRHATEDDLALAHDAGYARGVRALAAHGGGRLDADTVVSEGSWDAATAGAGSVLDAVDLVLGGRARRAFAAVRPPGHHALRASGMGFCLFGNVAIAAHHARARRGLDRVLILDWDVHHGNGTQALVEQEPAIRFVSMHQWPWYPGTGAAEDRGPHGTVWNVPMPAGLPAARYVDAFERAVDAATAGWEPELVLVSAGFDSLAGDPLGGFTLEMEHVDTLTRSVVARAEAWCGGRVASALEGGYAPPRLGEACVTHMRALADGTGA